Proteins from a single region of Syngnathus typhle isolate RoL2023-S1 ecotype Sweden linkage group LG10, RoL_Styp_1.0, whole genome shotgun sequence:
- the LOC133160638 gene encoding uncharacterized protein LOC133160638 — protein MNLSQNTSLRPEEALVVEKAIRLAIDSVVNVLYGVNSGRSREYQRMVADRDKEIARLQREVQALRRRGCASCMPLDRVTPDRWPDSGEHKGNGGGGAEVDSEQQPCELRFSLGLFDSPQSHIPSLTLPSPPSSQMHQGGTLEAGSVAVKEEPCNVDAVLVKWELSEERLREQPEPTAPSCWDAELELREVMTCEEADGLAHVAEAEQLRSKKKRVPTAELPEDAQQQKRAAWRAASRRYYARKVARQQTGPLSRPAHHTAPSSHYLPRSPLATGNRKRTPISALPHDSQAQQREAWRASSRRYYARKRAQQHHHGGHPRYRHREPPGDDREGLEGVLCSL, from the exons ATGAATTTGTCCCAGAACACCAGTCTGCGACCGGAGGAAGCTCTGGTGGTGGAGAAAGCCATCCGGCTGGCGATCGACTCCGTGGTCAACGTTCTGTACGGCGTCAACAGCGGCCGCAGTCGCGAGTACCAACGGATGGTGGCCGACAGGGACAAAGAGATCGCCAGGCTGCAGCGGGAGGTGCAGGCGCTCCGTCGGCGAGGATGCGCCTCGTGCATGCCGCTCGATCGGGTGACCCCCGACCGGTGGCCGGACTCCGGGGAGCACAAGGGCAACGGCGGTGGGGGCGCAGAGGTGGACTCCGAGCAGCAGCCGTGTGAACTCAGGTTCTCCT TGGGTCTCTTTGACAGCCCTCAGTCCCACATCCCTTCCCTGACACTCCCCTCACCCCCTTCCAGCCAAATGCACCAGGGTGGCACTTTGGAAGCGGGCAGCGTCGCCGTCAAAGAGGAACCGTGCAATGTGGACGCCGTCCTTGTCAAGTGGGAGCTGAGCGAGGAAAGGTTGCGGGAACAGCCCGAGCCAACCGCCCCTTCTTGTTGGGACGCAG AATTGGAGCTCAGAGAAGTGATGACCTGTGAAGAAGCAGACGGACTAGCGCATGTCGCAGAAGCGGAGCAACTGAG GAGCAAGAAGAAGCGCGTCCCCACGGCGGAGCTGCCCGAGGATGCCCAGCAGCAGAAGCGCGCCGCCTGGCGAGCCGCCTCCAGACGCTACTACGCCCGCAAGGTGGCCCGCCAGCAGACCGGCCCCCTGTCGCGCCCCGCCCACCACACAGCGCCCTCCTCCCACTACCTCCCCCGCAGCCCTTTGGCCACAGGCAACAGGAAGCGGACGCCCATTTCCGCCCTGCCCCACGACTCGCAGGCTCAGCAGAGGGAGGCGTGGCGAGCCTCCTCCAGGAGGTACTACGCCAGGAAAAGGGCGCAACAGCACCACCACGGCGGACACCCGCGATACCGCCACCGCGAGCCGCCGGGGGACGACAGGGAGGGACTGGAGGGAGTTTTGTGTAGTTTGTGA
- the nr2f5 gene encoding nuclear receptor subfamily 2 group F member 5, with product MAMVVNQWPESISAEPASQLQLCGQDPGGGGGAPGTPAGSTPGNDALSGDKLPNVDCMVCGDKSSGKHYGQFTCEGCKSFFKRSVRRNLSYSCRGNRDCPIDQHHRNQCQYCRLKKCLKVGMRREAVQRGRTSNSQSSPGQYLSNGADPYNGQPYLSGFISLLLRAEPYPTSRYGAQCMQGNNLMGIENICELAARLLFSAVEWAKNIPFFPDLQLMDQVALLRMSWSELFVLNAAQCSMPLHVAPLLAAAGLHASPMSAERVVAFMDHIRVFQEQVEKLKALQVDTAEYSCLKSIVLFTSDAMGLSDAGHVESIQEKSQCALEEYVRNQYPSQPNRFGRLLLRLPSLRIVSSPVIEQLFFVRLVGKTPIETLLRDMLLSGSGYNWPYVPAAVQRERPVSLHYNDGGP from the exons ATGGCAATGGTAGTAAACCAGTGGCCAGAGAGCATTTCTGCCGAGCCGGCCTCTCAGCTGCAGCTGTGCGGCCAGGATccgggcggtggcggcggcgcgcCCGGGACGCCCGCCGGCTCTACGCCGGGCAACGACGCGCTGTCCGGGGACAAGCTGCCTAATGTGGACTGCATGGTGTGCGGCGACAAGTCGAGCGGCAAGCACTACGGCCAGTTCACGTGTGAAGGCTGCAAGAGCTTCTTCAAGCGCTCCGTGCGCCGGAACCTGTCCTACAGCTGCCGCGGCAACCGCGACTGCCCCATCGACCAGCACCACCGCAACCAGTGCCAGTACTGCCGCCTCAAGAAGTGCCTCAAAGTCGGCATGCGCAGAGAAG CCGTCCAACGGGGACGCACGTCCAACTCCCAGAGCAGCCCAGGCCAGTACCTGAGCAACGGCGCCGACCCGTACAATGGCCAGCCCTACCTGTCGGGGTTCATCTCGCTGCTGCTGCGCGCCGAGCCCTACCCCACGTCGCGCTACGGCGCCCAGTGCATGCAGGGCAACAACCTGATGGGCATCGAGAACATATGTGAGCTGGCTGCCCGCCTGCTCTTCAGCGCCGTGGAATGGGCCAAGAACATCCCATTCTTTCCCGACCTCCAGCTCATGGATCAG GTGGCGTTGTTGCGCATGTCGTGGAGCGAGCTGTTTGTGCTGAATGCGGCGCAGTGCTCCATGCCGCTGCACGTGGCGCCCCTGCTGGCGGCGGCCGGCCTGCACGCCTCGCCCATGTCGGCCGAGCGCGTGGTGGCCTTCATGGACCACATCCGCGTCTTCCAGGAGCAGGTGGAGAAGCTCAAGGCGCTGCAGGTGGACACGGCTGAGTACTCCTGCCTCAAGTCCATCGTGCTCTTCACGTCCG ACGCGATGGGCCTGTCGGACGCGGGCCACGTGGAGAGCATCCAGGAGAAATCGCAGTGCGCCCTGGAGGAGTACGTGCGCAACCAGTACCCGAGCCAGCCCAACCGCTTCGGCCGGCTGCTGCTGCGGTTGCCGTCGCTGCGCATCGTGTCGTCGCCCGTCATCGAGCAGCTCTTCTTTGTGCGGCTGGTGGGCAAGACGCCCATCGAGACGCTGCTGCGCGACATGCTGCTGTCGGGCTCGGGCTACAACTGGCCCTACGTGCCCGCCGCCGTGCAGCGCGAGCGCCCCGTCTCGCTGCACTACAACGATGGCGGGCCCTGA
- the il21r.1 gene encoding interleukin 21 receptor, tandem duplicate 1 isoform X2 → MAAVLSLMLWNLPMLLQGVNSPTCGVTCSTDYDILLNCSCASVPTQPLRLDVNCSDGELHVADSCRLIPPESWCVMYPPELYDIAAIGTECTATVSLPGDPYCELSDWALYDVVKPPPPFNVRVTGLDGVDNITWDLANDNNDCLMYELRIRTQRGLLQDPARFFSVDKRFFLVGHKELPPHANCSVVVRAKLCPSNPSQGPWSEWSSTAKWTNAATNAPTKSASVAVKGLWLYVFLAVLGLLGGVLLLLVYSQKPFLLKRFPLSSYVCRPHNFFQPLYLDYGGNFKGWVRPLFSEHDMLGNPPHKEMAPTTKKQLYFHKAATKGADETRPAGCLLLVPAPLAQFAHVSLHTVIVCEEDDHQASDPNHRELLDSDLEEPVADGQDQGRLFNDWPEEAERASLASNRQSDDGYPRVDMDTVDSGFGECTSPSHSGSGEPARNFLPEQRNSCSNYVKQCMMCNNAREDSRNALQ, encoded by the exons ATGGCGGCCGTCCTTTCACTGATGCTGTGGAACCTGCCGATGCTTCTCCAAGGCG TCAACTCGCCCACCTGCGGCGTCACCTGCTCCACCGACTACGACATTCTGCTCAACTGCTCGTGCGCTTCGGTACCGACGCAGCCGCTGCGCCTTGACGTCAACTGCAG CGACGGTGAGCTTCACGTGGCCGACAGCTGCCGGCTGATACCGCCTGAGTCCTGGTGCGTCATGTACCCACCGGAGCTCTACGACATCGCCGCCATCGGGACCGAATGCACGGCGACCGTCAGCCTGCCGGGAGACCCGTATTGCGAGTTGTCAGACTGGGCGCTTTACGACGTGG TAAAACCTCCGCCACCTTTCAACGTGCGAGTGACGGGCCTCGACGGAGTCGACAACATCACGTGGGACCTCGCCAATGACAACAACGATTGTCTGATGTACGAGCTGCGAATTCGAACCCAACGAGGTCTCTTGCAG GATCCGGCGCGTTTCTTCTCGGTGGACAAGAGGTTCTTCCTGGTGGGACACAAGGAGCTGCCGCCCCACGCCAACTGTAGCGTGGTTGTCCGGGCCAAGTTGTGCCCCAGTAACCCATCTCAGGGCCCGTGGAGCGAGTGGAGCTCCACCGCCAAGTGGACAAATGCGGCGACAAACGCGCCGACAAAATCTGCAAGTGTCGCAG TGAAAGGATTGTGGCTCTACGTCTTCCTGgccgtcctcggcctccttggcggggtgctgctgctgctggtttaCTCTCAAAAACC CTTCTTGCTGAAAAGATTTCCGCTCAGCTCGTACGTGTGCAGGCCGCACAACTTCTTCCAGCCACTCTACCTCGACTATGGAGGCAATTTCAAG GGATGGGTGAGGCCCTTGTTCAGCGAGCACGACATGTTGGGGAACCCCCCGCATAAGGAGATGGCGCCCACCACCAAGAAGCAGCTCTACTTTCACAAAGCCGCTACGAAAGGGGCTGATGAGACGCGACCCGCTGGATGCCTGCTCCTCGTCCCCGCCCCGCTGGCACAATTTGCACACGTGTCCCTTCACACGGTGATTGTGTGCGAAGAGGACGATCATCAAGCATCGGATCCAAACCACAGGGAACTACTGGACTCTGATCTGGAGGAGCCAGTAGCGGACGGACAAGACCAAGGGAGGCTATTCAACGATTGGCCGGAAGAAGCGGAGAGAGCTTCGCTGGCCTCCAACCGGCAGTCGGACGATGGCTACCCCCGCGTGGACATGGACACGGTGGACAGTGGTTTTGGGGAGTGCACCAGCCCCTCCCACTCTGGCTCAGGAGAGCCGGCGAGGAATTTCCTACCCGAGCAGCGAAACTCTTGTTCCAACTATGTCAAGCAGTGTATGATGTGTAATAATGCCAGAGAAGACTCAAGAAACGCTCTACAGTGA
- the il21r.1 gene encoding interleukin 21 receptor, tandem duplicate 1 isoform X1: MTFKIVNAASKKEIVRKGCLCHFGFCVLSNMLHFVLVAGFPAFASTFMAAVLSLMLWNLPMLLQGVNSPTCGVTCSTDYDILLNCSCASVPTQPLRLDVNCSDGELHVADSCRLIPPESWCVMYPPELYDIAAIGTECTATVSLPGDPYCELSDWALYDVVKPPPPFNVRVTGLDGVDNITWDLANDNNDCLMYELRIRTQRGLLQDPARFFSVDKRFFLVGHKELPPHANCSVVVRAKLCPSNPSQGPWSEWSSTAKWTNAATNAPTKSASVAVKGLWLYVFLAVLGLLGGVLLLLVYSQKPFLLKRFPLSSYVCRPHNFFQPLYLDYGGNFKGWVRPLFSEHDMLGNPPHKEMAPTTKKQLYFHKAATKGADETRPAGCLLLVPAPLAQFAHVSLHTVIVCEEDDHQASDPNHRELLDSDLEEPVADGQDQGRLFNDWPEEAERASLASNRQSDDGYPRVDMDTVDSGFGECTSPSHSGSGEPARNFLPEQRNSCSNYVKQCMMCNNAREDSRNALQ, encoded by the exons ATGACGTTCAAGATTGTTAACGCTGCTTCTAAAAAGGAAATAGTCAGAAAAGGATGTCTTTGTCATTTTGGATTTTGTGTCCTTTCAAATATGCTGCATTTTGTTTTAGTGGCTGGGTTTCCTGCTTTTGCGAGCACATTCATGGCGGCCGTCCTTTCACTGATGCTGTGGAACCTGCCGATGCTTCTCCAAGGCG TCAACTCGCCCACCTGCGGCGTCACCTGCTCCACCGACTACGACATTCTGCTCAACTGCTCGTGCGCTTCGGTACCGACGCAGCCGCTGCGCCTTGACGTCAACTGCAG CGACGGTGAGCTTCACGTGGCCGACAGCTGCCGGCTGATACCGCCTGAGTCCTGGTGCGTCATGTACCCACCGGAGCTCTACGACATCGCCGCCATCGGGACCGAATGCACGGCGACCGTCAGCCTGCCGGGAGACCCGTATTGCGAGTTGTCAGACTGGGCGCTTTACGACGTGG TAAAACCTCCGCCACCTTTCAACGTGCGAGTGACGGGCCTCGACGGAGTCGACAACATCACGTGGGACCTCGCCAATGACAACAACGATTGTCTGATGTACGAGCTGCGAATTCGAACCCAACGAGGTCTCTTGCAG GATCCGGCGCGTTTCTTCTCGGTGGACAAGAGGTTCTTCCTGGTGGGACACAAGGAGCTGCCGCCCCACGCCAACTGTAGCGTGGTTGTCCGGGCCAAGTTGTGCCCCAGTAACCCATCTCAGGGCCCGTGGAGCGAGTGGAGCTCCACCGCCAAGTGGACAAATGCGGCGACAAACGCGCCGACAAAATCTGCAAGTGTCGCAG TGAAAGGATTGTGGCTCTACGTCTTCCTGgccgtcctcggcctccttggcggggtgctgctgctgctggtttaCTCTCAAAAACC CTTCTTGCTGAAAAGATTTCCGCTCAGCTCGTACGTGTGCAGGCCGCACAACTTCTTCCAGCCACTCTACCTCGACTATGGAGGCAATTTCAAG GGATGGGTGAGGCCCTTGTTCAGCGAGCACGACATGTTGGGGAACCCCCCGCATAAGGAGATGGCGCCCACCACCAAGAAGCAGCTCTACTTTCACAAAGCCGCTACGAAAGGGGCTGATGAGACGCGACCCGCTGGATGCCTGCTCCTCGTCCCCGCCCCGCTGGCACAATTTGCACACGTGTCCCTTCACACGGTGATTGTGTGCGAAGAGGACGATCATCAAGCATCGGATCCAAACCACAGGGAACTACTGGACTCTGATCTGGAGGAGCCAGTAGCGGACGGACAAGACCAAGGGAGGCTATTCAACGATTGGCCGGAAGAAGCGGAGAGAGCTTCGCTGGCCTCCAACCGGCAGTCGGACGATGGCTACCCCCGCGTGGACATGGACACGGTGGACAGTGGTTTTGGGGAGTGCACCAGCCCCTCCCACTCTGGCTCAGGAGAGCCGGCGAGGAATTTCCTACCCGAGCAGCGAAACTCTTGTTCCAACTATGTCAAGCAGTGTATGATGTGTAATAATGCCAGAGAAGACTCAAGAAACGCTCTACAGTGA